From a single Lolium rigidum isolate FL_2022 chromosome 7, APGP_CSIRO_Lrig_0.1, whole genome shotgun sequence genomic region:
- the LOC124673249 gene encoding nucleolin-like: MPPKSARRGGAAAARKGPAARGRAAKAQPAAEEAAPAVEEVKAAAPAAEEAPKVEEQKRQPSPPPPQPQQQQPAAEEKAKPDAVENGAAHDDATVKETYEEEDKGERLEFEDEQEYEEEAVVDYDEKDSEQYEEQYEDGDEGLEYTEDVVEEETDMVEEELDDGGDDGEGEEYENADEEQNVDVEDDDHHEMVKAHRKRKEFEVFVGGLDKDATESDLRKVFSEVGEITEVRLMMNPVTKKNKGFAFLRFATVDQAKRAVSDLKNPLVRGKQCGVAPSHDNDTLFVGNICKTWTKEHLKDKLKTYEVENFDDLILAEDSNNPGMNRGYALLEFSTRPEAMDAFRRLQKRDVVFGVDRSAKVSFADSYPEVDDEMMSQVRAVFLDGLPPSWDEDRVKKYLKKYGAIEKVELARNMPAAKRKDFGFVTFDTHNNAVACVDGITNSEIGEGDNKAKVRARLSRPMQRPTRMKHGLRGNFRIGQSAPRGGRFPYTRPPPRRPLPRLVRPDVSRLPPIRSRPLKRPVDIRDRRPVMSIPERVRRLPPPERSYDRRPPAPVYPKRSPRREYGRRDDLPPPRSRATFADYAPRVPVDRRHSYRDDYSSRGSAYSDLGPRSAPRLSDRRAYADDDYVEKIDRPLPPYREGRGRDYDTISGSKRSYAEMDDVPPRYHDISVRSSKARLDYDVGGSSARYADAYTERLGRSHAGYSSSRPVAGHDTVYSSSRHGMSYGGSANTGDAGGMYSSTYSADYMPRGSDVGGSSYSSHYSGRNAGSGSGYFGSSGSSSYY, encoded by the exons ATGCCGCCCAAGTCGGCCAGGAGgggcggcgccgcggcggccAGGAAGGGGCCGGCGGCGAGGGGCAGggcggccaaggcgcagccggccgcggaggaggccgcgccggccgtggagGAGGTCAAGGCCGCCGCGCCAGCCGCGGAGGAGGCCCCCAAGGTCGAGGAGCAGAAGCGGCagccgtcgccgcctccgccgcagccgcagcagcagcagccggctgCTGAGGAGAAGGCGAAGCCGGATGCCGTGGAGAACGGCGCAGCTCATG ATGACGCAACCGTGAAAGAAACATATGAAGAAGAGGACAAAGGCGAGCGGCTGGAGTTTGAGGATGAGCAAGAATATGAAGAGGAGGCTGTTGTAGACTATGATGAGAAGGATTCAGAGCAGTACGAGGAGCAGtatgaagacggcgatgaagggcTGGAGTACACCGAAGACGTGGTTGAAGAGGAGACAGATATGGTGGAGGAGGAATTGGATGATGGCGGGGATGATGGGGAGGGCGAGGAATATGAGAATGCCGACGAGGAACAAAATGTGGACGTGGAGGATGACGACCATCATGAAATGGTGAAAGCACATCGTAAGCGCAAGGAGTTTGAAGTGTTTGTCGGTGGGCTAGATAAAGATGCAACAGAGAGCGACCTCAGGAAAGTTTTTAGTGAAGTTGGTGAAATCACTGAAGTTCGTCTGATGATGAACCCTGTTACGAAGAAGAACAAAGGCTTTGCGTTCCTGCGATTTGCTACTGTGGACCAAGCAAAGCGTGCTGTCTCAGATCTCAAGAACCCGCTG GTACGAGGTAAACAATGTGGTGTTGCTCCTAGTCATGACAATGATACACTTTTTGTGGGCAATATCTGCAAAACATGGACAAAAGAACAT TTGAAGGATAAACTGAAGACCTATGAGGTTGAGAATTTTGACGACTTAATATTGGCTGAGGATAGCAATAACCCAGGGATGAATCGTGGGTACGCTTTACTTGAGTTTTCTACTCGCCCTGAAGCTATGGATGCTTTCAGGCGATTGCAGAAGAGGGATGTAGTCTTTGGAGTTGATCGCAGTGCAAAGGTTTCCTTTGCCGATTCCTACCCTGAAGTTGATGATGAAATGATGTCACAG GTCAGAGCTGTATTTCTTGATGGTCTTCCCCCCTCATGGGATGAAGATCGTGTTAAGAAGTACCTTAAAAAGTATGGAGCTATTGAGAAAGTTGAACTTGCCCGAAACATGCCTGCAGCCAAAAGGAAAGATTTTGGGTTTGTTACTTTTGATACGCACAATAATGCTGTTGCATGCGTTGATGGGATAACTAATTCTGAGATTGGTGAAGGTGATAACAAG GCAAAAGTGAGAGCCAGATTGTCAAGGCCAATGCAGAGACCTACTAGGATGAAGCATGGATTAAGAGGAAATTTCAGGATTGGGCAGAGTGCTCCTCGTGGTGGCCGTTTTCCATACACTCGCCCTCCTCCACGCCGGCCTCTGCCACGTCTTGTACGACCTGATGTTAGTCGCTTACCTCCCATCAGGAGCCGTCCACTGAAGAGGCCAGTAGATATCAGAGATAGACGCCCTGTTATGTCAATTCCAGAGAGAGTGAGGCGCTTGCCTCCTCCAGAGAGATCCTATGATAGAAGGCCCCCAG CTCCTGTTTACCCAAAGAGAAGTCCAAGGAGAGAATATGGAAGGCGTGATGATCTTCCTCCGCCAAGAAGCAGAGCTACCTTTGCTGACTACGCTCCAAGAGTTCCAGTAGATAGGCGCCACTCATACAGGGACGACTATTCATCCCGTGGATCAGCTTATTCAGACCTAGGTCCTCGTAGCGCTCCCCGTCTTTCCGACCGGCGAGCATATGCTGATGACGATTATGTAGAGAAGATTGATCGGCCTTTGCCACCCTATAGGGAGGGGCGTGGCCGTGATTATGATACTATTTCTGGTTCAAAACGCTCATACGCTGAGATG GATGATGTGCCTCCTCGGTATCATGACATTAGTGTTCGCTCGTCCAAGGCACGCTTAGACTATGATGTTGGTGGCAGCAGTGCTCGGTATGCAGATGCATATACTGAGAG GCTTGGGCGCTCACATGCGGGATACAGTAGCAGCAGACCTGTTGCTGGTCATGACACAGTGTATAGCAGCAGCCGCCATGGCATGAGTTATGGAG GTTCTGCAAACACTGGTGATGCTGGTGGAATGTACTCGTCAACTTATAGTGCTGACTACATGCCTCGTGGATCTGAT GTTGGCGGGAGTTCATATTCGTCGCATTACTCTGGTCGTAATGCAGGTAGCGGCAGTGGCTACTTCGGTAGCAGTGGTTCTAGTTCGTATTACTAG